One Natrinema halophilum genomic window carries:
- a CDS encoding glucose 1-dehydrogenase, whose amino-acid sequence MKAIAVEPGAGIPEIIDRPVPEPAPGEALVRICRVGVDGTDYEVIEGSHGGVPAGDDRLILGHEAVGIVDDANGTALEKGQYVVPTVRRPPAGVETNEYFERGEPDMAPEGKYVERGIVGAHGFMAEYVTSPADALVPIADELAPWGFLVEPISISEKAIEHARATRSAFDWQPESALVLGNGSLGLLTVAMFTTTLEFDRVYCLGRRDRPDPSIEIIEQLGATYIDSRETPVSDIAEVYEPMDLIYEATGYAKHAFESIDALAPNGVAALLGVPGDWSFEVDGGRLHRELVLHNKALVGSVNSNRTHFERSIETLAALPDGVLESIVTGIHGLDAVDRAFPEATANVAAAGHGTAATVEDDTTIKTAVEFEAI is encoded by the coding sequence ATGAAAGCTATCGCAGTTGAGCCCGGAGCGGGAATTCCAGAAATCATCGACCGACCCGTTCCAGAACCAGCCCCCGGCGAAGCGCTCGTTCGGATCTGTCGCGTGGGCGTCGACGGTACCGATTACGAAGTTATCGAGGGAAGCCACGGCGGGGTTCCCGCTGGAGACGACCGTCTGATTCTCGGTCACGAAGCCGTCGGCATCGTCGACGATGCAAACGGGACAGCCCTCGAGAAGGGCCAGTACGTCGTCCCGACGGTCCGTCGGCCGCCCGCCGGAGTTGAGACGAACGAGTACTTCGAGCGCGGCGAACCCGACATGGCTCCCGAGGGGAAGTACGTCGAACGCGGTATTGTCGGCGCCCACGGATTCATGGCGGAGTACGTTACCAGCCCGGCCGACGCTCTCGTTCCGATTGCAGACGAGTTGGCTCCGTGGGGCTTTCTCGTCGAACCGATCAGCATCAGCGAAAAAGCGATCGAACACGCTCGCGCGACCAGATCCGCGTTCGACTGGCAGCCCGAGTCCGCACTTGTACTTGGCAACGGCTCGCTCGGTCTTCTGACAGTCGCGATGTTTACCACGACGCTCGAATTCGACCGGGTCTACTGTCTCGGCCGCCGCGATCGACCAGACCCTTCCATCGAGATCATCGAACAACTGGGCGCGACATACATCGATTCCCGTGAAACGCCGGTCTCAGACATCGCCGAGGTCTACGAGCCCATGGATCTCATCTACGAAGCGACCGGCTACGCAAAACACGCTTTCGAGTCCATCGACGCGCTCGCTCCGAACGGCGTCGCCGCCCTCCTGGGCGTCCCCGGTGACTGGTCGTTCGAGGTCGACGGCGGCCGCCTTCATCGCGAACTCGTTCTCCACAACAAGGCCCTCGTCGGTAGCGTCAACTCGAATCGGACTCACTTCGAGCGGTCGATCGAGACGCTCGCAGCTCTGCCCGACGGTGTCCTCGAGTCGATTGTCACCGGAATTCACGGACTCGACGCGGTCGATCGGGCGTTCCCGGAGGCCACTGCGAACGTCGCGGCGGCCGGCCACGGGACGGCCGCAACTGTCGAGGACGACACGACTATAAAAACGGCGGTCGAATTTGAAGCTATATGA
- a CDS encoding patatin-like phospholipase family protein, whose translation MHTGDDADSTARVAIACQGGGSHTAFTAGVLKRLLREREDHSYELVGLSGTSGGAVCATAAWFGLVTSGTERAVATLDAVWRDFSALSPPDRVLNEWIVFLAQFAAHGGPMPLISPYDLPTTEVGRDRFLETLEAHIEFERVPTLAADTSVDLILGAADVTEGEFTTFCNDAVTAETVLASAAIPTLFEAVGIDDHWYWDGLFSQNPPIRDFLTMAASASEKPDEIWVVQINPKYREDVPRSMEDIADRRNELAGNLSLYQEIAFIEKINDLIERGSLPAEYKPVAVEFVDLGSDLPSSSKIDRDPEFIDRLMERGSRRAERFLRGRS comes from the coding sequence ATGCACACCGGTGATGATGCCGACAGTACCGCTCGAGTCGCGATCGCCTGTCAGGGAGGTGGGAGCCACACAGCGTTTACCGCAGGCGTCCTCAAACGATTGCTTCGTGAACGCGAAGATCATTCGTACGAACTCGTCGGATTGAGCGGGACGTCGGGCGGAGCGGTCTGTGCAACCGCCGCCTGGTTCGGTCTCGTCACCAGCGGGACCGAACGTGCAGTCGCGACGCTCGACGCGGTATGGCGGGATTTTTCGGCACTTTCGCCACCCGACAGGGTCCTCAACGAGTGGATCGTCTTCCTCGCGCAGTTTGCCGCACACGGGGGTCCGATGCCACTGATTAGCCCCTACGATCTTCCCACCACTGAGGTCGGACGTGATCGATTTCTCGAGACCCTCGAGGCCCACATCGAGTTCGAACGCGTGCCAACCCTCGCGGCCGACACGTCGGTGGATTTGATCCTCGGTGCGGCGGACGTGACCGAAGGGGAGTTTACGACGTTTTGCAACGACGCGGTCACCGCCGAGACGGTCCTCGCATCAGCAGCGATCCCGACGCTATTCGAAGCGGTCGGTATCGACGACCACTGGTACTGGGACGGCCTTTTCTCGCAAAATCCGCCGATCCGCGATTTTCTTACGATGGCGGCAAGCGCGTCGGAAAAACCGGACGAAATCTGGGTCGTTCAGATCAATCCGAAATACCGCGAGGACGTACCGCGATCGATGGAGGATATCGCTGATCGTCGTAACGAACTCGCGGGCAACCTCTCGCTGTACCAGGAAATCGCTTTTATCGAGAAGATTAACGACCTGATCGAAAGAGGGAGCCTTCCCGCGGAGTACAAACCCGTCGCCGTCGAGTTCGTCGACCTGGGGAGTGACCTTCCGTCGTCGTCGAAGATCGACCGTGATCCGGAATTCATCGATCGATTGATGGAGCGGGGATCGCGACGTGCCGAACGGTTCCTCAGGGGGCGGTCGTAG
- a CDS encoding PQQ-dependent sugar dehydrogenase has product MAPFVSRRRFVAIAAGSTTTGLAGYTRRSSAADPESDESTVGIDRIPDTVGLETLVDGLGMPLAVEFAAETDRRYIAERDGRVSVHETDGLRNEPFLDLGEAVATGGERGLLGMTLHPDFVENRRLFVHYSAPRRSGTPTDFDHTGVLAAFEATDDGTGVKEGTERVILEIPQPANYHNGGDLAFGPDGYLYVGIGAGGGGGGGGQNVSKDFLGSVLRLDVDDRTADRAYAIPDDNPLVGRDGLDEYYAWGFRNPWRLSFDGDDFFVADVGESDYEEVNLVQKGGNYGWNVMEGTQCYRNDDCSAVAAKTPRGGEQFRDPIVEYPHEESDSGVSGISVIGGYVYDGSTLPALEGAYVFGDLLPAGRIFAATRPDDEGMWPTTTLDIADEAKLERILSFGRDAVGELYVLGTGVDGGGLHRIDSAV; this is encoded by the coding sequence ATGGCGCCTTTCGTGAGTCGACGGCGGTTCGTTGCGATCGCAGCCGGGAGCACGACGACGGGATTAGCTGGGTACACGCGTCGGTCGTCCGCCGCTGATCCCGAATCAGATGAATCGACGGTCGGCATCGACCGAATACCTGACACCGTCGGCCTCGAGACGCTCGTAGACGGATTGGGGATGCCGCTTGCGGTCGAATTTGCAGCCGAAACCGATCGACGATACATCGCCGAACGAGACGGACGCGTCTCCGTCCACGAGACTGACGGTCTCCGCAACGAACCGTTCCTCGATTTGGGCGAGGCGGTTGCCACAGGTGGCGAACGAGGGCTGCTCGGCATGACGCTCCATCCCGATTTCGTAGAGAACAGACGATTATTCGTCCACTACAGCGCGCCACGTCGATCCGGAACGCCCACGGACTTCGACCATACGGGTGTCCTCGCGGCGTTCGAGGCGACGGACGACGGAACTGGTGTGAAAGAGGGCACCGAACGCGTCATCCTCGAGATACCTCAGCCAGCAAATTACCACAACGGCGGCGATCTCGCGTTCGGACCGGACGGGTATCTCTACGTCGGAATTGGGGCCGGCGGCGGTGGAGGTGGTGGTGGACAGAACGTATCAAAGGATTTCCTGGGGAGCGTGTTACGTCTCGACGTCGACGACCGGACGGCCGATCGGGCGTATGCTATCCCTGATGACAATCCGCTGGTGGGCCGCGATGGCCTCGACGAGTACTACGCCTGGGGCTTTCGAAACCCCTGGCGGCTGTCGTTCGACGGGGACGATTTCTTCGTCGCAGACGTCGGCGAGAGCGACTACGAGGAAGTAAATCTCGTCCAGAAGGGGGGAAATTACGGCTGGAACGTCATGGAGGGAACGCAATGCTACCGAAACGACGACTGTTCAGCTGTGGCGGCCAAAACCCCTCGCGGTGGCGAACAGTTCCGCGACCCGATCGTCGAGTATCCCCACGAAGAGTCGGATTCGGGCGTGAGCGGGATCTCGGTAATCGGTGGTTACGTATACGACGGCTCGACGCTGCCGGCATTGGAAGGTGCGTACGTTTTTGGCGACCTTCTGCCAGCGGGACGAATATTCGCAGCCACGCGTCCCGACGATGAGGGGATGTGGCCGACCACCACCCTCGACATAGCAGATGAAGCAAAACTCGAGCGAATACTCTCCTTTGGTCGTGATGCCGTCGGCGAACTATACGTGCTCGGAACCGGGGTCGATGGAGGCGGACTCCACCGGATAGACTCCGCTGTGTGA
- the gfcR gene encoding transcriptional regulator GfcR: MKNVDDLIESAAELAARGLSKGEIADELNVSRETASWLVERSGTTPQPSEKPPQLSDNGTSGPQDIHVDWSAIGRDSKRMSAVAEAMADMLAKHGEDVDLTIGIEKAGGPIATLVARELETDLGTYTPAKHQWEEGDIEELGGTFSRNFAGIRDRECYVVDDTITSGTTMRETIEAIRAEGGKPLACIVLADKQGLEELEGVPVYSLLQVISVGKDE; this comes from the coding sequence ATGAAAAACGTCGACGACCTGATCGAGAGCGCGGCAGAACTCGCAGCACGCGGGCTCTCGAAGGGAGAAATTGCTGACGAATTAAACGTGTCCCGCGAGACGGCGAGTTGGCTCGTCGAGCGCAGTGGGACGACACCCCAACCGAGCGAAAAACCACCACAGCTGTCGGACAACGGTACGAGTGGCCCCCAGGACATCCACGTCGATTGGTCCGCGATCGGCCGGGACAGCAAACGAATGAGCGCCGTCGCCGAAGCGATGGCCGATATGCTCGCCAAACACGGCGAGGACGTCGACCTGACGATCGGCATCGAAAAAGCCGGCGGTCCCATCGCCACCCTCGTCGCACGCGAACTCGAAACCGACCTCGGCACCTATACCCCTGCGAAACACCAGTGGGAGGAAGGCGACATCGAAGAACTGGGCGGCACCTTCTCCAGAAACTTCGCAGGCATCCGCGACCGAGAGTGTTACGTCGTCGACGATACGATCACCAGCGGGACGACCATGCGTGAGACGATCGAGGCGATCCGCGCTGAAGGTGGGAAGCCACTCGCCTGTATCGTTCTCGCCGACAAACAGGGACTCGAGGAACTCGAGGGCGTCCCCGTTTACTCGCTTTTGCAGGTGATCAGCGTGGGCAAAGACGAGTAA
- a CDS encoding HAD family hydrolase, producing MERYDLVYQLYDEYDTKTLREYQEFVDVFPAVDSRVALEHWQGATEELEQRKDEIRSSFAAGETFAEIAARATRDQAFTALDLEAKYGKAVNVLVLDVDETLRSAGGTDNEIPRDTLHLLTEFHESGVPIVICTGQTLENVKGFAIQGLGSEIVHSGDLSIVYEAGTGVFTPGHGADTKQLLYEDLEETIRNIFDDVRSRVLPDAPEGLRRGCHLQGNEFNITMKPNYETGSADAREIIDEALVYLIDLLADAVDAALEGDNGAPAAEPGGGAGDGEDDGTEDDGTGETTLAGETIGDWTRAFYAVQDPEIRAVLEGEGAYSDLDATAVPEQLAAVLDRIDVAYYEADAAEIGSLELNKVVGVERALDVLGVDDPFALVMGDSKSDLRVMKWIADTDAGISAAPEHASQDTLHHVLETDELVFDRGKSVDVLRTVYALNRFARLG from the coding sequence ATGGAACGGTACGATCTCGTTTACCAGCTATACGACGAGTACGACACGAAGACGTTACGGGAGTATCAGGAATTCGTCGACGTTTTTCCGGCCGTCGACTCCCGGGTCGCCCTGGAGCACTGGCAGGGTGCAACCGAGGAACTCGAACAGCGGAAAGACGAGATTCGCTCATCGTTTGCGGCCGGCGAGACGTTTGCGGAGATCGCCGCCCGTGCCACCCGCGATCAGGCCTTTACTGCCCTCGATCTCGAAGCGAAATACGGCAAAGCGGTGAACGTCCTCGTCCTCGACGTCGACGAGACGTTGCGTTCTGCGGGGGGAACCGACAACGAAATCCCGCGAGACACGCTGCATTTGCTGACGGAATTTCACGAATCCGGTGTCCCGATCGTCATCTGTACGGGCCAGACCCTGGAGAACGTCAAAGGGTTCGCGATTCAGGGTCTGGGCAGTGAGATCGTACACTCGGGGGACCTCTCGATCGTTTACGAAGCAGGAACGGGCGTGTTCACGCCGGGTCACGGCGCAGATACGAAGCAGTTGTTGTACGAGGATCTCGAGGAAACGATCCGGAACATCTTCGACGACGTTCGATCCCGCGTTTTACCGGACGCCCCTGAGGGACTCCGGCGAGGCTGTCACCTTCAGGGCAACGAGTTCAACATCACGATGAAACCCAATTACGAAACCGGCTCCGCAGATGCGCGAGAAATAATCGACGAGGCGCTCGTCTACCTGATCGATCTGCTCGCCGACGCCGTCGATGCTGCACTCGAAGGGGACAACGGTGCTCCCGCGGCTGAACCCGGAGGCGGGGCGGGCGACGGTGAAGATGATGGTACCGAAGACGACGGTACCGGAGAGACGACACTGGCTGGCGAAACGATCGGCGACTGGACGCGCGCGTTCTACGCCGTCCAGGACCCCGAGATCAGAGCTGTTCTCGAGGGGGAAGGTGCATATTCCGACCTCGATGCGACCGCAGTTCCCGAACAACTCGCTGCGGTCCTCGACCGCATCGACGTCGCGTACTACGAAGCCGACGCGGCCGAGATCGGTAGTCTGGAATTGAACAAGGTCGTCGGCGTCGAGCGCGCGCTCGACGTTCTCGGAGTCGACGACCCGTTCGCGCTCGTAATGGGCGACTCGAAGAGCGATCTGCGGGTTATGAAGTGGATCGCGGATACCGACGCCGGCATATCCGCCGCACCCGAGCACGCCTCTCAAGATACCCTTCACCACGTCCTCGAAACGGACGAACTCGTCTTCGATCGCGGGAAGAGCGTCGACGTCCTCCGAACGGTGTACGCGCTCAATCGCTTCGCCCGTCTCGGGTAG
- a CDS encoding helix-turn-helix domain-containing protein: MTTIAELSLSTDEFALAETFHQLPALEVRVESVVAEGPVRTAPLVWFSNVDREELEEALTADPTVAEHRQLLAKTADDELFYRLQYTEVVASVCRCVYAHGGTVLDAQVSDEQWTLRLLFPHRDELSTAVSDIEERGVRIDVKRMVEAGQDEDFETTAALTEPQQEAIAEAYQQGYYDVPREISLEELANELEISHQALSERLRRANRVLAGEQVDDPTGEPATPD, from the coding sequence ATGACGACGATCGCAGAACTCTCACTTTCGACCGACGAGTTCGCACTCGCAGAGACCTTCCACCAACTACCGGCCCTCGAGGTCCGCGTCGAAAGCGTCGTCGCAGAAGGCCCGGTCCGAACGGCGCCGCTAGTCTGGTTCTCAAACGTCGACCGTGAGGAACTCGAAGAAGCCCTCACAGCAGATCCGACCGTTGCCGAGCACCGACAGCTCCTCGCGAAAACTGCGGATGATGAACTGTTCTACCGACTTCAGTACACGGAGGTTGTCGCTTCCGTTTGTCGGTGCGTTTACGCACACGGCGGGACGGTTCTCGATGCCCAGGTGTCGGACGAACAGTGGACGCTTCGGCTCCTCTTTCCCCACCGTGACGAGCTCTCGACCGCCGTCTCGGATATCGAAGAGCGCGGCGTCCGAATCGACGTGAAACGCATGGTCGAGGCGGGCCAGGACGAGGACTTCGAAACGACGGCAGCACTGACCGAACCGCAGCAAGAAGCTATCGCCGAAGCGTACCAACAGGGATACTACGACGTGCCTCGCGAGATCTCGCTCGAGGAACTCGCGAACGAACTCGAAATCTCCCACCAGGCGCTCTCAGAGCGGCTTCGACGGGCGAACCGCGTTCTCGCAGGTGAACAGGTAGACGACCCGACAGGCGAACCGGCGACTCCCGACTGA